The segment ttataagttaattatttcgaGTTTGATGTTTAGTATGCGACACTTTCAACGCAAGACCGGGACATTTGAATCATTCGACGTCTCTAACGTCGTCTTGTTTTCTAATCATCTTTTTCTCATACCTGTCGTGATAATAAGCTCGATAAGACGATTAAAGGCAATATCATCATTTCTCTCGATTGCATGATATGTCATAACCATATTGTGTTGTAATTACGGAAAATAAATCTTGCGCGCGTATACGAACGGAATGTAACCGAGGCGCCGCGTGCGCAAATATTGCGCTTCCAGTTAAACAACTCTTATCAATCGGGAcctatatattcatatttcacaTATCTTGTCATGTGCGAGATTGAAGACAAACAGTATTAAATGCACGCatgttttattctaaaatgtttACACAATAAACATCTCGATGATTATCGCGGTTACACAGTTTGTAAGATGAAAACGATTCAAGATAGTTGGTTCAAAATAGATGGTTTATTTCGAACAATTTTGTCGTTTAGTCATAAGAACTGTCGATAATGAAAGCTCCTAATATTGACTAGAGACAAcacaactatatttttttattctcgaatattacacacaaaaataatgcagtcaaaaataataatgtttataaaattttacatttcaaggAGGAAAATAGGAATTGAAaagttattagaaaaataataaaaggaaaaattgaagaataacATTGTTGGAGCAACTGAATAATCAACTCGCTAACTCGCTTGAGGCAGGCTGttgtgcaataatttaatttcctgAACACACCTAATGGATCGACTTATATCATCAAGGCACTTCTTTTTGTTCATTCTATAGTCTATAGCATTTAATCAAATGAATATATCTATAACGTTTATATCAGTTGAAGTgcctaattattatattatattgatatggATGACGacaaactttttgaaatttctaaaagattaaagcaaattatttttggctATGCATTAATTCTGTTATCCATGATATAAGATAAGGAACACCGCTgctttatttttcatcgattTCACCACCATTAAAAGTTTTGTGATATAACAGAAAGAATTACAAAACATTACCGCAAGGCTTatgtatctataaatatatacagtcGATGTTCTGTGCTCCTTTTCTTGTTGGAAactgaaacaatttttctccAAGCTAAAATTTAACTGAACGTCTTATTTTTCGCAGtttctgcaaaaatttgaCGTTTTAATACttgaaagaaaacatttttttttaatttaaattagattaaattaatttaatttaatttagattaaagCTGTTTCTAATAGTTTCACGAGACGATAAATAGTTCAGTTTCtgacaagaaatattttcgtcTGAtacctctctctctttatcggTCTTactttatatagatattcCAACACACAACTTTAATCTTGACGActgatcttttaattaatttaaaatcgatttttctgtAGCAAAAGCATCAAAGGAgatcattaattaatgcatttttttttatttataaaactatttgttttttttattaaaccatatattaaaatactattaaaacaaagtttattaataattaaaaatatatagcttTACAAgttatttgttttcttattaaagtTGACTTTAcgaaaatctctttttcttttttgatatttataactCGGAAAATATAGAtgctttgacattttttttcgctgggaaaaatcgatttttaaaaggaatttgttattaaaattaagattgcGAGttgtatgatatttttatatggaaaacgaaaaaaaaatttattaaaatgttacatgAGCAATTAATATTTGGGTCAAAATTTTCTGACTGTTTTAGGATGCTAATCTAACATGGTACACGAACGATCCAGATCTAACAGAATGCTTccaaaaaacaatattaatatggaCACCATGTGTATTTCTATGGGTATTTTCCGCAATGGAAGCATATTACCTTTTAAATAGCAAAAGGAGAAATGTCCCATACACAtggttatttatttctaagcAAGTACTTACAATAggattaattttactttccaTAGTTGATTTAGGAGTGGCAATACACGAAAGTACTTATCGTACGGTCTACAATGTTGATTATTATACAccctttataaaaattattagctttGTAAGTACAACAggattttacattattaatattatacatttatttatttaattatataatcaatcatttgttgtatataatatttattttcagcaattttttggcagtattcttatttcttcattattattattattaaatttttttaaattaaatcctattacttatttgttataatagaagaaaaacaattgtATCTGTTTAATCTGTATGACGTTTAACTTAAATTTGCTAATTATTTCAGGTATTAGCATGTACTTTAATGgtatataatagaaaacatGGAATGCGGACGTCAGGTCTTTTATTCCTGTTTTGGTTTTTCCTTGCATTATGTGGATGTGTTCAATTTAGAAGATGTATAAACGAATTCAGAGAAGAGGTACGTtacatttctattaatattaatagcaaaAAGCAATTTGATTGTAGcgaacaattattttctacatatttttacgttaaatTTCTTagactcttttttttatgtttcttatCGCAAGAATATCTCGCGTTATCGGTTTCTTACACTTCTAACATTTCACAAGACTCGTTATgtttacagaaataatatgtgattcataaaaaaaaatacaatttatttttaggcAGAAGTAACATACCCATTGGTGTCCTACATGATTTACTATGcgatagtaataataatgttcGTACTTAATTTTTTGGTTGATGCAGAGCCTAAATTCTCCGAATATCCAACGGTAATATTTCTCATATTGATTTTACCGATATGCATGTCgtttaatttatgcaaaatccACAAATCCATGTGTAGAACTTGGAGTCAACTGTAAGATTTGCAAGTTTTCGATATTTGTGCATAATCTTGGGATGCGTATGTTTCCTCGTAGGTCGAATCGCCATGTCCCGAGCAAAGCTCATCTTTCCCGTCAAGAGTTCTTTTCGCATGGTTCGATTCACTAGCGTGGAAGGGTTTCCGCAAACCGCTCGAAACATCCGATCTGTGGTCCATGAATCCAGAGGACATGGCCACGGAGATCGTGCCAAAGTTCGACAAATATTGGAACAAAAACTTGAGAAAGACAGACGAGTAAGTTTAGTGTGCAATCGACGGATCTCTTCGTACGTACAAACGAAGGTATCTGCAATCAGCAGGAGTCATATTGTATGACTTAACTAAACTTGGtgtatttttactaatgtAACCAATATGTTTTCTGTTTTAAATTGTAAGTAAAGAGACATCAggaagtatatttttattgaaaaacaaaaCTTGCAGATTCAGAAAATACGTTTGCTGTAAATAATCATGTTCTAGACTTATCAGtttagatatttcttttaaatcgataaatttgtggtcacatttttaaaatatattattacattattctatTAACTATGTGGTTAACAgcctattattttttttgcacataccttatgttttgaaatatcttatcaacgtaaatataataaatgcttTCTGACAACAAGTACTTTTTAACAAGCTATTCATATCATTCATTTCTTGTGCTAACAAGGCTGGTTTGGACTTATTTTAGGTAGGAAGTTTTGTGTAATGTCTTTggaatacttttttattttaatatttaatctaatatataaacataagtaataaacgttttttataaatatagagtAGAAAGTGCCAAAGCGTCATTTCGAAAAGCGTCCGGGCAAGTGGACTTTAACAATggtcgaaaaaagaaaatcgccTCTATCCTACCGCCCATCTGCAAAGCTTTCGGAGCTACTTTTATGTTTGGTGCGTTCCTGAAATTGGTTCAAGACATTATGACCTTTATCAGTCcacaaatattaaagtaagTACACGTAGATCGACACAAATTCTAATTTACATctaatttcattttatcacaatttctTAAACAAAACATATAATGATGAGATTGTTCTTATAGTTTGTTTGTTTGAAACACATTTTCATAAcgtgtttctttttctatactttttagGCTTTTGATTGGTTTCATCGAGGGAGATGAGCCAATGTGGAAAGGATACTTTTATTCCGTATTACTTCTACTTACAGCAACGCTTCAAACATTAGTGCTATCTCAATATTTTCATCGTATGTTCTTAGTCGGGTTGCGTATACGTACTGCATTAATCGCGGCAATTTACCGTAAAGCATTGAGAATGTCAAACTCGGCCAGGAAGGAATCTACGCTTGGCGAAATAGTGAACTTAATGTCCGTAGACGCTCAAAGATTCATGGACTTAACTGCGTACATAAACATGATTTGGTCGGCTCCGCTACAAATAGCCCTGGCTTTGTACTTTTTATGGGAGATATTAGGACCGGCGGTGCTCGCCGGCTTAGCAGTTATGATCATTCTTATTCCCGTGAACGGGTTAATTGCGAACAAAGTGAAGACGTTGCAAATCAGGCAGATGAAGAACAAGGACGAAAGAGTGAAATTAATGAACGAAGTACTTAATGGTATCAAAGTGTTGAAGCTTTACGCATGGGAACCTTCGTTCGAGCAACAGATACTTAAAATCAGAGTTAAGGAAATTCAGGTTTTGAAAGAAGCGGCATATCTGAATGCCGGTACGAGCTTTATATGGTCGTGTGCACCGTTTTTggtgagtttttttttcaaacaaataaaCTGTATATCATGATTGAAGACCTTAGAAATGAAAAAGTCTTATACgctcacaaatattttttttattgttaataagaAGCTTACATTGTTATGTATAATCGTagaaatcatttaatataaaaattacaattctaagatttttgattatttttgtagGATATTTAATCACATACATTCTCTcacatatatttgttttttaaatattattttctttactcaCAAATGTGCAGGTGTCGCTGGTATCCTTTACCACTTATGTACTTATAGACGAAAAGAACGTTCTAGATAGTACAACTGCCTTTGTTTCGCTCAGTTTGTTCAACATCTTAAGATTTCCACTCTCCATGCTGCCTATGATGATTGGTAATATAGTTCAAGTGAGTTTAAATAATGCTTGTTTATTCACAGTTGTATTAGTGTTTCATCTCcgattaataatgttattcgTGTGTATCTTTAGGCTTACGTCTCTGTAAAacgcattaataaatttatgaatatggAGGAGTTGGATCCTAATAATGTACAGCATGATCCATCGGAAGGtaaatctttttctattaAGATATAGTTTGTGCGTAACATATATGACATGTAACACTCTGTATATTACATTGATTTAGCGCACGCGTTAGTAATTGAGAACGGTAGTTTCTGCTGGGACAATGAACACATTGAGAGACCAATACTACGAAATATCAATTTCCATGTAGAACAAGGTCAATTAATAGCAATAGTTGGTACAGTGGGATCAGGCAAGAGCTCTCTTCTATCTGCTCTGCTCGGCGAGATGGATAAATTAAGTGGAAAAGTGAACACAAAAGTAAGTATTCTTCTACTTCGGATtggaaataacaaaatataaaaacgaaactTGCGTTTTTCTCACAAGAATtgtaggaaaaaaaattttatgtgtgCAGACTTGCCTAGTTTTCctcattttgttattttttattttgtaattttttgtcagaaataaattacaaatgacGAATATATTGTGATATTATATTACGTACTTTCATCTAGAGATAATGTGAAatagaatacaaaaaatttctaattgttaATTCGCTTCTATAACtctctagttaaataaataagttatggATTGGAAATTTGGagataaattctaaatattcttGCAGGGCTCAATTGCATACGTCTCGCAGCAGGCATGGATACAAAACGCCACGTTGCAGGAGAACGTCTTATTCGGAAAGGCCTTGAACAAGTCGGTGTACAATCGTGTGATTGACGCGTGTGCATTGAGTCCGGATCTCAAGATACTACCCGCTGGAGATCAGACGGAAATCGGAGAGAAAGGCATAAACTTGTCTGGCGGTCAAAAGCAAAGAGTAGCCTTAGCTAGAGCTGTATATAACGACtcggaaaattatttcttagaCGATCCGTTGAGCGCGGTGGATTCGCATGTAGGGAAACACATTTTTGAGAACGTGATAGGTCCGAACGGCATATTGAAGAAGAAAACGAGAATACTCGTCACGCATGGCATCACGTATCTGCCGGAGGTCGATAACATTATTGTTCTTAAAGACGGTGAGATCACGGAAAATGGCACTTACAAGCAGCTGCTGGAGAAAAAGGGTGCTTTCGCCGAATTCTTAGTGCAACATTTACAAGAAggtatctatttataattttactcgTAGCGTATTTCTAATCatacttattataaaattgattgttacatttttttcatggATCTAAGTTGGAAATCGTAAGTCCGCG is part of the Linepithema humile isolate Giens D197 chromosome 3, Lhum_UNIL_v1.0, whole genome shotgun sequence genome and harbors:
- the MRP gene encoding multidrug resistance-associated protein 1 isoform X3, coding for MENQTMDQFCGTTFWDANLTWYTNDPDLTECFQKTILIWTPCVFLWVFSAMEAYYLLNSKRRNVPYTWLFISKQVLTIGLILLSIVDLGVAIHESTYRTVYNVDYYTPFIKIISFVLACTLMVYNRKHGMRTSGLLFLFWFFLALCGCVQFRRCINEFREEAEVTYPLVSYMIYYAIVIIMFVLNFLVDAEPKFSEYPTVESPCPEQSSSFPSRVLFAWFDSLAWKGFRKPLETSDLWSMNPEDMATEIVPKFDKYWNKNLRKTDELVWTYFRVESAKASFRKASGQVDFNNGRKKKIASILPPICKAFGATFMFGAFLKLVQDIMTFISPQILKLLIGFIEGDEPMWKGYFYSVLLLLTATLQTLVLSQYFHRMFLVGLRIRTALIAAIYRKALRMSNSARKESTLGEIVNLMSVDAQRFMDLTAYINMIWSAPLQIALALYFLWEILGPAVLAGLAVMIILIPVNGLIANKVKTLQIRQMKNKDERVKLMNEVLNGIKVLKLYAWEPSFEQQILKIRVKEIQVLKEAAYLNAGTSFIWSCAPFLVSLVSFTTYVLIDEKNVLDSTTAFVSLSLFNILRFPLSMLPMMIGNIVQAYVSVKRINKFMNMEELDPNNVQHDPSEAHALVIENGSFCWDNEHIERPILRNINFHVEQGQLIAIVGTVGSGKSSLLSALLGEMDKLSGKVNTKGSIAYVSQQAWIQNATLQENVLFGKALNKSVYNRVIDACALSPDLKILPAGDQTEIGEKGINLSGGQKQRVALARAVYNDSENYFLDDPLSAVDSHVGKHIFENVIGPNGILKKKTRILVTHGITYLPEVDNIIVLKDGEITENGTYKQLLEKKGAFAEFLVQHLQEVHVDEGSEADLREIKQQLESTMGADELQQKLTRARVSESLSESGSITDRKSLNGSLTRQYSTESQQSVNYARSNSIKEKEISKPNNIGEKLIEVEKTETGSVKWQVYSHYLKSIGWFLSISTIVMNAVFQSFSIGSSVWLSVWSNDNLTIVNNTVDTAKRDMYLGVYGALGLGQAMASFFCDLAPQLGCWLAARQMHIMMLRAVMRAPLTFFDTTPIGRIISRFAKDVDILDTSLPPQISDTIYCLFEVIATLVVISYSTPVFIAVILPIGAVYYFIQRFYVASSRQLKRLESVSRSPIYSHFGESVTGSQIIRAYGVQQQFIQESENRVDFNQVCYYPSIIANRWLAVRLEMVGNLIIFFAALFAVLGKHTMSSGLVGLSVSYALQITQTLNWLVRMTSDVETNIVAVERIKEYGETTQEAPWKNTEYTPPKEWPVHGRVDFKDFKVRYREGLDLVLHGLSFSVLGGEKIGIVGRTGAGKSSLTLALFRIIEAAHGKIFIDDIDISKLGLHDLRSKLTIIPQDPVLFSGTLRINLDPFDCHSDDEIWRALEHAHLKSFVKNLPNTLLHEVAEGGENLSIGQRQLICLARALLRKTKVLILDEATAAVDLETDDLIQTTIRQEFKDCTVLTIAHRLNTILDSDRVIVLDKGLIVEYDSPEALLRNPSSSFYSMAKDAGLAA
- the MRP gene encoding multidrug resistance-associated protein 1 isoform X6, which codes for MENQTMDQFCGTTFWDANLTWYTNDPDLTECFQKTILIWTPCVFLWVFSAMEAYYLLNSKRRNVPYTWLFISKQVLTIGLILLSIVDLGVAIHESTYRTVYNVDYYTPFIKIISFVLACTLMVYNRKHGMRTSGLLFLFWFFLALCGCVQFRRCINEFREEAEVTYPLVSYMIYYAIVIIMFVLNFLVDAEPKFSEYPTVESPCPEQSSSFPSRVLFAWFDSLAWKGFRKPLETSDLWSMNPEDMATEIVPKFDKYWNKNLRKTDEVESAKASFRKASGQVDFNNGRKKKIASILPPICKAFGATFMFGAFLKLVQDIMTFISPQILKLLIGFIEGDEPMWKGYFYSVLLLLTATLQTLVLSQYFHRMFLVGLRIRTALIAAIYRKALRMSNSARKESTLGEIVNLMSVDAQRFMDLTAYINMIWSAPLQIALALYFLWEILGPAVLAGLAVMIILIPVNGLIANKVKTLQIRQMKNKDERVKLMNEVLNGIKVLKLYAWEPSFEQQILKIRVKEIQVLKEAAYLNAGTSFIWSCAPFLVSLVSFTTYVLIDEKNVLDSTTAFVSLSLFNILRFPLSMLPMMIGNIVQAYVSVKRINKFMNMEELDPNNVQHDPSEAHALVIENGSFCWDNEHIERPILRNINFHVEQGQLIAIVGTVGSGKSSLLSALLGEMDKLSGKVNTKGSIAYVSQQAWIQNATLQENVLFGKALNKSVYNRVIDACALSPDLKILPAGDQTEIGEKGINLSGGQKQRVALARAVYNDSENYFLDDPLSAVDSHVGKHIFENVIGPNGILKKKTRILVTHGITYLPEVDNIIVLKDGEITENGTYKQLLEKKGAFAEFLVQHLQEVHVDEGSEADLREIKQQLESTMGADELQQKLTRARVSESLSESGSITDRKSLNGSLTRQYSTESQQSVNYARSNSIKEKEISKPNNIGEKLIEVEKTETGSVKWQVYSHYLKSIGWFLSISTIVMNAVFQSFSIGSSVWLSVWSNDNLTIVNNTVDTAKRDMYLGVYGALGLGQATFVMLSQTAMVVGCLRSSKLLHSELLFAMLRSPLGFFDTTPSGRILNRFGKDIDIIDNVLPPSIRAWLFCLASVIATLVVISYSTPVFIAVILPIGAVYYFIQRFYVASSRQLKRLESVSRSPIYSHFGESVTGSQIIRAYGVQQQFIQESENRVDFNQVCYYPSIIANRWLAVRLEMVGNLIIFFAALFAVLGKHTMSSGLVGLSVSYALQITQTLNWLVRMTSDVETNIVAVERIKEYGETTQEAPWKNTEYTPPKEWPVHGRVDFKDFKVRYREGLDLVLHGLSFSVLGGEKIGIVGRTGAGKSSLTLALFRIIEAAHGKIFIDDIDISKLGLHDLRSKLTIIPQDPVLFSGTLRINLDPFDCHSDDEIWRALEHAHLKSFVKNLPNTLLHEVAEGGENLSIGQRQLICLARALLRKTKVLILDEATAAVDLETDDLIQTTIRQEFKDCTVLTIAHRLNTILDSDRVIVLDKGLIVEYDSPEALLRNPSSSFYSMAKDAGLAA
- the MRP gene encoding multidrug resistance-associated protein 1 isoform X1, translating into MENQTMDQFCGTTFWDANLTWYTNDPDLTECFQKTILIWTPCVFLWVFSAMEAYYLLNSKRRNVPYTWLFISKQVLTIGLILLSIVDLGVAIHESTYRTVYNVDYYTPFIKIISFVLACTLMVYNRKHGMRTSGLLFLFWFFLALCGCVQFRRCINEFREEAEVTYPLVSYMIYYAIVIIMFVLNFLVDAEPKFSEYPTVESPCPEQSSSFPSRVLFAWFDSLAWKGFRKPLETSDLWSMNPEDMATEIVPKFDKYWNKNLRKTDELVWTYFRVESAKASFRKASGQVDFNNGRKKKIASILPPICKAFGATFMFGAFLKLVQDIMTFISPQILKLLIGFIEGDEPMWKGYFYSVLLLLTATLQTLVLSQYFHRMFLVGLRIRTALIAAIYRKALRMSNSARKESTLGEIVNLMSVDAQRFMDLTAYINMIWSAPLQIALALYFLWEILGPAVLAGLAVMIILIPVNGLIANKVKTLQIRQMKNKDERVKLMNEVLNGIKVLKLYAWEPSFEQQILKIRVKEIQVLKEAAYLNAGTSFIWSCAPFLVSLVSFTTYVLIDEKNVLDSTTAFVSLSLFNILRFPLSMLPMMIGNIVQAYVSVKRINKFMNMEELDPNNVQHDPSEAHALVIENGSFCWDNEHIERPILRNINFHVEQGQLIAIVGTVGSGKSSLLSALLGEMDKLSGKVNTKGSIAYVSQQAWIQNATLQENVLFGKALNKSVYNRVIDACALSPDLKILPAGDQTEIGEKGINLSGGQKQRVALARAVYNDSENYFLDDPLSAVDSHVGKHIFENVIGPNGILKKKTRILVTHGITYLPEVDNIIVLKDGEITENGTYKQLLEKKGAFAEFLVQHLQEVHVDEGSEADLREIKQQLESTMGADELQQKLTRARVSESLSESGSITDRKSLNGSLTRQYSTESQQSVNYARSNSIKEKEISKPNNIGEKLIEVEKTETGSVKWQVYSHYLKSIGWFLSISTIVMNAVFQSFSIGSSVWLSVWSNDNLTIVNNTVDTAKRDMYLGVYGALGLGQGVTVLAMALFLARGTVIASRRIFESTLQHVLHNPMSFFDKTPTGRILSRLGKDIDVVDNILPVILRSWITCLFSVIATLVVISYSTPVFIAVILPIGAVYYFIQRFYVASSRQLKRLESVSRSPIYSHFGESVTGSQIIRAYGVQQQFIQESENRVDFNQVCYYPSIIANRWLAVRLEMVGNLIIFFAALFAVLGKHTMSSGLVGLSVSYALQITQTLNWLVRMTSDVETNIVAVERIKEYGETTQEAPWKNTEYTPPKEWPVHGRVDFKDFKVRYREGLDLVLHGLSFSVLGGEKIGIVGRTGAGKSSLTLALFRIIEAAHGKIFIDDIDISKLGLHDLRSKLTIIPQDPVLFSGTLRINLDPFDCHSDDEIWRALEHAHLKSFVKNLPNTLLHEVAEGGENLSIGQRQLICLARALLRKTKVLILDEATAAVDLETDDLIQTTIRQEFKDCTVLTIAHRLNTILDSDRVIVLDKGLIVEYDSPEALLRNPSSSFYSMAKDAGLAA
- the MRP gene encoding multidrug resistance-associated protein 1 isoform X4; translated protein: MENQTMDQFCGTTFWDANLTWYTNDPDLTECFQKTILIWTPCVFLWVFSAMEAYYLLNSKRRNVPYTWLFISKQVLTIGLILLSIVDLGVAIHESTYRTVYNVDYYTPFIKIISFVLACTLMVYNRKHGMRTSGLLFLFWFFLALCGCVQFRRCINEFREEAEVTYPLVSYMIYYAIVIIMFVLNFLVDAEPKFSEYPTVESPCPEQSSSFPSRVLFAWFDSLAWKGFRKPLETSDLWSMNPEDMATEIVPKFDKYWNKNLRKTDEVESAKASFRKASGQVDFNNGRKKKIASILPPICKAFGATFMFGAFLKLVQDIMTFISPQILKLLIGFIEGDEPMWKGYFYSVLLLLTATLQTLVLSQYFHRMFLVGLRIRTALIAAIYRKALRMSNSARKESTLGEIVNLMSVDAQRFMDLTAYINMIWSAPLQIALALYFLWEILGPAVLAGLAVMIILIPVNGLIANKVKTLQIRQMKNKDERVKLMNEVLNGIKVLKLYAWEPSFEQQILKIRVKEIQVLKEAAYLNAGTSFIWSCAPFLVSLVSFTTYVLIDEKNVLDSTTAFVSLSLFNILRFPLSMLPMMIGNIVQAYVSVKRINKFMNMEELDPNNVQHDPSEAHALVIENGSFCWDNEHIERPILRNINFHVEQGQLIAIVGTVGSGKSSLLSALLGEMDKLSGKVNTKGSIAYVSQQAWIQNATLQENVLFGKALNKSVYNRVIDACALSPDLKILPAGDQTEIGEKGINLSGGQKQRVALARAVYNDSENYFLDDPLSAVDSHVGKHIFENVIGPNGILKKKTRILVTHGITYLPEVDNIIVLKDGEITENGTYKQLLEKKGAFAEFLVQHLQEVHVDEGSEADLREIKQQLESTMGADELQQKLTRARVSESLSESGSITDRKSLNGSLTRQYSTESQQSVNYARSNSIKEKEISKPNNIGEKLIEVEKTETGSVKWQVYSHYLKSIGWFLSISTIVMNAVFQSFSIGSSVWLSVWSNDNLTIVNNTVDTAKRDMYLGVYGALGLGQGVTVLAMALFLARGTVIASRRIFESTLQHVLHNPMSFFDKTPTGRILSRLGKDIDVVDNILPVILRSWITCLFSVIATLVVISYSTPVFIAVILPIGAVYYFIQRFYVASSRQLKRLESVSRSPIYSHFGESVTGSQIIRAYGVQQQFIQESENRVDFNQVCYYPSIIANRWLAVRLEMVGNLIIFFAALFAVLGKHTMSSGLVGLSVSYALQITQTLNWLVRMTSDVETNIVAVERIKEYGETTQEAPWKNTEYTPPKEWPVHGRVDFKDFKVRYREGLDLVLHGLSFSVLGGEKIGIVGRTGAGKSSLTLALFRIIEAAHGKIFIDDIDISKLGLHDLRSKLTIIPQDPVLFSGTLRINLDPFDCHSDDEIWRALEHAHLKSFVKNLPNTLLHEVAEGGENLSIGQRQLICLARALLRKTKVLILDEATAAVDLETDDLIQTTIRQEFKDCTVLTIAHRLNTILDSDRVIVLDKGLIVEYDSPEALLRNPSSSFYSMAKDAGLAA
- the MRP gene encoding multidrug resistance-associated protein 1 isoform X2, whose product is MENQTMDQFCGTTFWDANLTWYTNDPDLTECFQKTILIWTPCVFLWVFSAMEAYYLLNSKRRNVPYTWLFISKQVLTIGLILLSIVDLGVAIHESTYRTVYNVDYYTPFIKIISFVLACTLMVYNRKHGMRTSGLLFLFWFFLALCGCVQFRRCINEFREEAEVTYPLVSYMIYYAIVIIMFVLNFLVDAEPKFSEYPTVESPCPEQSSSFPSRVLFAWFDSLAWKGFRKPLETSDLWSMNPEDMATEIVPKFDKYWNKNLRKTDELVWTYFRVESAKASFRKASGQVDFNNGRKKKIASILPPICKAFGATFMFGAFLKLVQDIMTFISPQILKLLIGFIEGDEPMWKGYFYSVLLLLTATLQTLVLSQYFHRMFLVGLRIRTALIAAIYRKALRMSNSARKESTLGEIVNLMSVDAQRFMDLTAYINMIWSAPLQIALALYFLWEILGPAVLAGLAVMIILIPVNGLIANKVKTLQIRQMKNKDERVKLMNEVLNGIKVLKLYAWEPSFEQQILKIRVKEIQVLKEAAYLNAGTSFIWSCAPFLVSLVSFTTYVLIDEKNVLDSTTAFVSLSLFNILRFPLSMLPMMIGNIVQAYVSVKRINKFMNMEELDPNNVQHDPSEAHALVIENGSFCWDNEHIERPILRNINFHVEQGQLIAIVGTVGSGKSSLLSALLGEMDKLSGKVNTKGSIAYVSQQAWIQNATLQENVLFGKALNKSVYNRVIDACALSPDLKILPAGDQTEIGEKGINLSGGQKQRVALARAVYNDSENYFLDDPLSAVDSHVGKHIFENVIGPNGILKKKTRILVTHGITYLPEVDNIIVLKDGEITENGTYKQLLEKKGAFAEFLVQHLQEVHVDEGSEADLREIKQQLESTMGADELQQKLTRARVSESLSESGSITDRKSLNGSLTRQYSTESQQSVNYARSNSIKEKEISKPNNIGEKLIEVEKTETGSVKWQVYSHYLKSIGWFLSISTIVMNAVFQSFSIGSSVWLSVWSNDNLTIVNNTVDTAKRDMYLGVYGALGLGQATFVMLSQTAMVVGCLRSSKLLHSELLFAMLRSPLGFFDTTPSGRILNRFGKDIDIIDNVLPPSIRAWLFCLASVIATLVVISYSTPVFIAVILPIGAVYYFIQRFYVASSRQLKRLESVSRSPIYSHFGESVTGSQIIRAYGVQQQFIQESENRVDFNQVCYYPSIIANRWLAVRLEMVGNLIIFFAALFAVLGKHTMSSGLVGLSVSYALQITQTLNWLVRMTSDVETNIVAVERIKEYGETTQEAPWKNTEYTPPKEWPVHGRVDFKDFKVRYREGLDLVLHGLSFSVLGGEKIGIVGRTGAGKSSLTLALFRIIEAAHGKIFIDDIDISKLGLHDLRSKLTIIPQDPVLFSGTLRINLDPFDCHSDDEIWRALEHAHLKSFVKNLPNTLLHEVAEGGENLSIGQRQLICLARALLRKTKVLILDEATAAVDLETDDLIQTTIRQEFKDCTVLTIAHRLNTILDSDRVIVLDKGLIVEYDSPEALLRNPSSSFYSMAKDAGLAA